The window TGCAACTGGCCGCGGCTGTTGCAGCCGAAGCTGCCCTTGCGGACATAGGAGATGGAATGGCAGCGGTGTTGCTCGGCAAACGGCCTGTCGTCCGGGCCGGCCGTGCATCGATAATCCGACACGGAGATCGCGCCGCATTCAAAAATCGTCGTTGCCGCCATTCGGTGAAGTTAACCCTGCGCGCGCGGCGGGGCAACGGACAGCAGCGCGTCGAACAACGTCGGCCGGCTACCGGCGAGCGCGCCTTCAATCGAAAGCAACCGGAATTTGGTGACGATGCCGCCATTGCCGGCAAAGCCGCTGGTCTGGCCGGCAATGGCAAGCGCACGGTGGCACGGTACCAGGATCGCGAAGGGATTGCGGTTAATCGCCTGGCCGACGGCGTGCACGGCGCCGCTGGCGCCGAGCCTTGCGGCGATCTCGGCATAAGTGCGCGTCTCGCCACGCGGGATCAGGCGCACGGCGTCATAGACCCCGCAATTGAACGGCGGCAGCCCCTGCATGTCGAGTGGCACATCGGTGAAGTCGCTCGTCTGCCCGCGCAGCAGAACGACGATGC is drawn from Nitrobacteraceae bacterium AZCC 2146 and contains these coding sequences:
- a CDS encoding methylated-DNA-[protein]-cysteine S-methyltransferase (product_source=KO:K00567; cath_funfam=1.10.10.10; cog=COG0350; ko=KO:K00567; pfam=PF01035; superfamily=46767,53155; tigrfam=TIGR00589), giving the protein MAGHGYTTFDTSVGRCGIAWGPAGIVRVQLPEAREIDTRRRLLQQFPDAREFKPPVDVELAIEGIVVLLRGQTSDFTDVPLDMQGLPPFNCGVYDAVRLIPRGETRTYAEIAARLGASGAVHAVGQAINRNPFAILVPCHRALAIAGQTSGFAGNGGIVTKFRLLSIEGALAGSRPTLFDALLSVAPPRAQG